A single window of Paenibacillus sp. FSL H8-0537 DNA harbors:
- a CDS encoding stalk domain-containing protein: protein MNMNPFKTMTYKRTLASILAASLIVGASPAAFGFPTMEKAAAATAVQTYRVVPQPFIIDDYKYSIPTININGSTYIGIRSLNEKLGLDITWNVNSRTITLDGRGRKLTANPEDGSYVINGQKTYGDPALIYKGSAYVPLRFLLERMGYGISYEKGSKTVVINTIEENELTVALGTIQENNDKQTLLVNYPVIEDLKDKTVEGKINTYLKQEAESYAAAGQKDLSKATAANAAYIKKNPGTTLPMAAFEGAFNVTYNEQGRLSLYVDYYSYLGGAHGITIRVPYTFDLGNGELLTLKEAADYNSKYLSIINASINKQIKERKLPLIAPFNGIKSNRSFYLKHEGIAIAFEQYEYTSYAEGMPEFVTPFEAFE from the coding sequence ATGAATATGAATCCTTTTAAAACGATGACTTACAAACGTACACTTGCTTCGATTCTGGCAGCAAGTCTTATAGTAGGCGCTTCGCCTGCAGCATTCGGTTTTCCCACAATGGAGAAGGCAGCAGCGGCAACGGCTGTGCAAACCTATCGCGTCGTCCCACAACCGTTTATCATTGACGACTACAAATATTCCATCCCGACGATTAACATTAACGGCAGTACTTATATTGGCATTCGCTCGCTCAACGAGAAGCTGGGTCTGGATATTACGTGGAATGTGAATAGCCGCACGATTACACTCGATGGAAGAGGCCGCAAGTTGACGGCGAATCCGGAGGATGGCAGCTATGTCATCAATGGTCAGAAGACATACGGTGACCCAGCGCTTATTTATAAAGGCTCGGCTTATGTGCCGCTGCGTTTTTTGCTGGAACGAATGGGCTACGGCATTTCCTATGAGAAAGGCAGCAAGACGGTAGTCATTAACACGATTGAGGAAAATGAGCTTACGGTTGCGCTGGGCACGATTCAGGAAAATAACGACAAGCAAACGCTGCTCGTCAATTATCCGGTTATCGAAGACCTCAAGGATAAAACAGTTGAGGGTAAAATCAATACGTATTTGAAGCAGGAAGCGGAGTCCTATGCGGCAGCGGGACAGAAGGATCTTTCTAAAGCAACGGCCGCAAATGCAGCTTACATCAAAAAAAATCCGGGTACAACGTTGCCCATGGCTGCCTTCGAGGGCGCATTTAACGTGACCTATAATGAACAGGGAAGACTCAGCCTGTATGTGGATTATTACTCCTACCTGGGCGGAGCGCATGGCATAACGATCCGCGTGCCTTATACGTTTGATCTGGGTAACGGGGAGCTGCTGACGCTGAAGGAAGCTGCCGATTACAACTCGAAATATTTATCCATTATTAATGCTTCGATTAACAAGCAAATTAAAGAACGCAAGCTGCCGCTGATTGCACCGTTCAATGGCATTAAATCGAATCGTTCCTTCTATTTGAAGCATGAGGGAATCGCCATTGCTTTCGAGCAGTATGAATATACGTCTTATGCCGAAGGCATGCCGGAGTTTGTGACGCCATTTGAGGCGTTTGAGTAA
- a CDS encoding aldehyde dehydrogenase family protein → MKQNLYLNGQEASAQQYDSLRSPYSGEVIAEVASAGIEQVDQAIEAALEAGAVMRKLPAYRRAEILAKVASLLRERKEEAARIIAMEAAKPIKTARAEVDRTVQTYQFAAEEAKRIHGEMVPLDAAPGGEGRLAYTLREPLGVIGAITPFNFPLNLVAHKVGPALAAGNTVVLKPAPQTPLSAYFIAKLFEEAGLPPGALNVISGDGKLLGERLVQDSRVKMITFTGSPEVGIGIRKQAGLKRVTLELGSNSAVIIDHDSDVDAVAARCVTGAYSYQGQICISLQRIFVVEDLYEAFVHRFVALAAALRTGDPLSEHTDVSSLISETATKRAMNWVEEAVQLGAELAIGGRVDEQGVMQPTVLLQVPAEAKVSCKEVFAPIVIINKISSIEEGIQQVNASDYGLQAGIFTQNIGKALDAADALHVGGVLINDIPTFRVDQMPYGGVKLSGTGREGIKYAVEEMLEMKLVIVNRNK, encoded by the coding sequence ATGAAACAAAATTTGTATTTGAATGGCCAAGAAGCAAGTGCGCAGCAGTACGATTCATTACGTTCGCCTTATTCAGGCGAGGTTATTGCAGAGGTAGCGAGTGCAGGGATCGAGCAGGTTGATCAAGCGATTGAGGCGGCGCTGGAAGCGGGCGCCGTTATGCGTAAGCTGCCCGCCTATCGCCGGGCGGAGATTTTGGCCAAGGTGGCCTCGCTTTTGCGGGAACGCAAGGAAGAAGCGGCGCGGATCATAGCTATGGAGGCGGCAAAGCCGATTAAGACGGCTCGCGCCGAGGTGGACCGCACCGTGCAAACGTATCAATTTGCCGCGGAAGAAGCGAAGCGGATTCATGGCGAGATGGTGCCGCTAGACGCAGCGCCCGGCGGTGAAGGTCGTCTTGCCTATACACTGCGCGAGCCGCTTGGCGTCATTGGCGCGATTACGCCGTTTAATTTTCCGCTAAACCTGGTTGCGCATAAAGTCGGACCCGCGCTTGCGGCAGGCAATACCGTTGTGCTGAAGCCCGCTCCGCAGACGCCGCTATCCGCTTATTTTATTGCCAAGCTGTTCGAGGAGGCTGGCCTGCCGCCGGGAGCGCTCAATGTCATTAGTGGAGACGGCAAGCTGCTTGGCGAGAGGCTGGTGCAGGATTCCCGTGTGAAGATGATTACGTTCACCGGCAGCCCGGAGGTCGGAATAGGCATTCGCAAGCAGGCGGGACTGAAGCGGGTGACGCTGGAGCTGGGCTCCAATTCCGCAGTCATCATTGATCACGATAGTGATGTCGATGCTGTTGCTGCACGTTGTGTAACCGGAGCCTATTCGTATCAAGGACAAATTTGCATATCGCTGCAGCGGATTTTTGTCGTGGAGGACCTGTATGAAGCTTTTGTGCATAGATTTGTAGCTTTGGCAGCAGCGCTGCGGACAGGCGATCCGCTGAGCGAACATACGGATGTATCCTCGCTCATCTCGGAGACAGCGACGAAGCGGGCGATGAATTGGGTGGAGGAAGCAGTCCAGCTTGGTGCCGAGCTGGCTATTGGGGGCCGAGTCGATGAGCAAGGCGTTATGCAGCCGACCGTGCTGCTTCAGGTGCCAGCAGAGGCGAAGGTTTCCTGCAAGGAAGTGTTTGCACCCATTGTGATAATCAATAAAATTAGCAGCATTGAGGAAGGCATTCAGCAGGTGAACGCTTCCGATTACGGCCTGCAAGCAGGCATTTTTACGCAAAATATTGGCAAAGCGCTTGATGCGGCGGATGCGCTGCATGTGGGCGGCGTTCTAATCAACGATATTCCTACGTTTCGCGTCGATCAAATGCCTTACGGCGGCGTGAAGCTCAGCGGCACCGGGCGCGAGGGCATTAAATATGCAGTGGAAGAAATGCTGGAGATGAAACTGGTTATTGTGAATCGGAACAAGTAG
- a CDS encoding MFS transporter gives MFNRLRTVNKNYALQLAAIFIGFIVFGISENVKGPAIPRIQYDFTLDEQQLGSLLSLNALGYMLACSFTAFLTRKFGVKLVTLVAFGSMVLSGVLIFFSKSYTFFGASYFLMYIGNGMLEIALAVIGARIFVRNVGTMMNLSHFFYGLSSTVAPMIASGLITVSVYGHILDWRGMYLIMLSLCLIPMIPTLLSKFPGDDAADGPRSGFRELMRDPALWLIALILTFGVVAELAVGGWLVNFLEKAYAWQNVSASGMLSAFFLCFAGARLLLGPLTDKIGFNLSLLLFAGVSSICTFIAVWGGESLAFLFAAAGIGIAPIYPTVMAFIARRYPRGSESAITFTVTIMGIGSVIFNYLIGAVTQLVKNTYGAETQIGLLRGLQAGYGFIGLCLLLCAITGVILYRYLAARKELI, from the coding sequence ATGTTCAACCGACTTCGTACCGTTAACAAAAATTATGCGCTGCAGCTCGCAGCTATTTTCATCGGTTTTATTGTGTTCGGTATTTCTGAAAATGTAAAAGGACCCGCGATTCCTCGGATCCAATACGATTTCACCCTCGATGAGCAGCAGCTTGGCTCCTTGCTCTCGCTAAACGCGCTCGGCTATATGCTTGCTTGCTCATTCACAGCCTTTCTAACGCGCAAGTTTGGCGTCAAGCTTGTCACGCTGGTTGCTTTCGGCTCGATGGTTCTCTCAGGCGTCCTTATATTCTTTTCCAAAAGCTATACCTTTTTCGGAGCCTCCTATTTCCTCATGTATATCGGCAATGGCATGCTGGAAATTGCGCTTGCCGTCATTGGGGCACGCATCTTCGTGCGCAATGTCGGAACGATGATGAACTTATCCCATTTTTTCTATGGGCTCAGCTCGACCGTTGCCCCGATGATTGCTTCGGGCCTCATTACAGTAAGCGTCTACGGCCATATTCTGGATTGGCGCGGCATGTATCTCATCATGCTTTCGCTATGCCTCATTCCGATGATCCCGACGCTGCTCAGCAAATTTCCCGGCGATGATGCAGCGGATGGTCCACGCTCCGGCTTTCGGGAGCTAATGCGTGATCCGGCCTTGTGGCTGATCGCGCTCATTCTCACCTTCGGCGTCGTCGCAGAGCTTGCGGTAGGCGGCTGGCTCGTCAACTTTTTGGAGAAGGCTTACGCTTGGCAAAATGTATCCGCATCCGGCATGCTGTCCGCCTTCTTCCTCTGCTTCGCTGGCGCGCGGCTGCTGCTTGGCCCGCTTACGGACAAAATCGGCTTCAACCTGTCGCTGCTGCTCTTCGCCGGCGTATCGTCGATCTGTACGTTTATCGCAGTGTGGGGCGGCGAATCACTGGCGTTTCTGTTCGCTGCTGCCGGAATCGGCATCGCTCCGATTTATCCGACCGTTATGGCCTTCATCGCGAGGCGCTACCCGCGCGGCAGCGAATCCGCCATTACCTTTACGGTCACGATCATGGGGATCGGCAGCGTTATTTTCAACTATTTGATTGGCGCTGTTACCCAGCTGGTGAAAAATACGTACGGGGCCGAGACGCAAATTGGCTTGCTGCGCGGACTTCAAGCCGGCTACGGCTTCATCGGCCTCTGCCTGCTCTTATGCGCGATAACCGGCGTCATCCTCTACCGTTATTTAGCGGCGCGAAAAGAGCTCATCTAG
- a CDS encoding S-layer homology domain-containing protein, protein MQGREAINRILSIRILKRALAIFLTLVTVLFNFQGHIVQAASPSTLSLSVTGTHTFDPRNVGYGFYTDSLPLILTKVGTEAITNLGISYSGSAFMAGTLPADTLGAGVNSAVLQIRPKTGLSAGVHTETVTLTADNGISESFQVSFTVNSVPSTLSLSVTGTHTFDPRNVGYGFYTDSLPLILTKVGTEPITNLGISYSGSAFMAGTLPADTLGAGVNSAVLQIRPKTGLSAGVHTETVTFTADNGISESFQVSFTVNSVPSTLSLSVTGTHTFDPRNVGYGFYTDSLPLILTKVGTEPITNLGISYSGSAFMAGTLPADTLGAGVNSAVLQIRPKTGLSAGIYTETVTLTADNGISESFQVSFTVNAVQSSNNNGQTSSSTMPEISDTSIDVLINGKVENLGKAIRTKIDNQTVTTVILDQAKYEEKIADEGKGAVVTIQVTDNADKIKVDLNGQMVKHMLDNLVILALHTDKATYTLPVDQIDLDFISDQIGSSVNLRDITFQVEVSLPTADMIKLVENAAKNGKFKIVTPTINFTVKAVYGNVVVDLSLFDNYVERTIAIPESVDPNNITTGVVIEADGTVRHVPTQIIQIEDKYHAKISSLTNSMYTVIWNPMIFKDVEKHWAKDTVNDMASRMVITGVDIDNFKPDQNITRAEFTEFIVRGLGLKLENGAARFTDVKDSEWYSSAINAAYEYQLISGYEDGTFRPNDRITREQAMSIIVKAMTITGLEEKLSSQPVGEWISSFKDAAGVSDWARESIADAVQAGIIIGKNNALLAPKAYITRAEAAVMIQRLLKKSELI, encoded by the coding sequence TTGCAGGGACGGGAAGCAATAAACCGAATATTGTCGATCAGGATTTTGAAAAGAGCACTGGCTATTTTCTTAACACTGGTAACAGTTTTGTTTAATTTTCAAGGTCACATTGTACAAGCTGCATCACCATCCACGCTTAGCTTATCAGTAACCGGCACCCACACATTCGATCCTCGAAACGTAGGATACGGGTTCTACACAGATTCTCTTCCCTTAATTCTCACAAAGGTAGGGACAGAGGCGATTACGAATTTAGGTATCAGCTATAGCGGCAGCGCATTCATGGCAGGCACGTTGCCAGCAGATACATTAGGAGCTGGAGTAAATTCAGCAGTTCTTCAAATCCGACCGAAGACGGGACTGTCAGCAGGTGTACATACAGAGACCGTAACCTTGACAGCGGATAATGGAATCAGCGAAAGCTTTCAAGTAAGCTTCACAGTGAATTCTGTCCCATCCACGCTTAGCTTATCGGTAACTGGCACCCACACGTTCGATCCTCGAAACGTAGGATACGGGTTCTACACAGATTCTCTTCCCTTAATTCTCACAAAGGTAGGGACAGAGCCGATTACGAATTTAGGTATCAGCTATAGCGGCAGCGCATTCATGGCAGGCACGTTGCCAGCAGATACATTAGGAGCTGGAGTAAATTCAGCAGTTCTTCAAATCCGACCGAAGACGGGACTGTCAGCAGGTGTACATACAGAGACCGTAACCTTTACAGCGGATAATGGAATCAGCGAAAGCTTTCAAGTAAGCTTCACAGTGAATTCTGTCCCATCCACGCTTAGCTTATCAGTAACCGGCACCCACACATTCGATCCTCGAAACGTAGGATACGGGTTCTACACAGATTCTCTTCCCTTAATTCTCACAAAGGTAGGGACAGAGCCGATTACGAATTTGGGTATCAGCTATAGCGGCAGCGCGTTCATGGCAGGCACGTTGCCAGCAGATACATTAGGAGCTGGAGTAAATTCAGCGGTTCTTCAAATCCGACCGAAGACGGGACTGTCAGCAGGTATATATACAGAGACCGTGACCTTGACAGCGGATAATGGAATCAGCGAAAGCTTTCAAGTAAGCTTCACAGTGAATGCAGTGCAATCGAGTAATAATAATGGACAAACATCATCTTCGACCATGCCTGAGATTTCGGACACGAGTATCGACGTTCTAATCAATGGCAAGGTTGAGAATCTGGGCAAGGCTATTAGGACTAAGATAGATAATCAAACCGTGACAACCGTTATCCTCGATCAGGCTAAATATGAGGAGAAAATCGCGGATGAAGGTAAAGGTGCAGTAGTCACGATACAAGTAACAGATAATGCAGATAAGATTAAAGTTGATCTGAATGGTCAGATGGTCAAACACATGCTAGACAATCTTGTGATTCTAGCATTGCATACGGATAAAGCGACTTATACGCTTCCTGTTGATCAAATCGATTTGGATTTTATATCTGACCAAATCGGAAGTTCGGTTAATTTGCGAGATATTACTTTCCAAGTTGAAGTTTCTCTACCTACAGCAGATATGATTAAATTAGTTGAAAATGCAGCCAAGAATGGGAAATTTAAAATTGTAACACCGACAATTAACTTTACTGTAAAGGCTGTATACGGCAATGTAGTCGTCGATCTATCGCTGTTTGACAACTACGTTGAACGAACAATCGCAATTCCAGAGAGTGTGGATCCAAATAACATTACAACTGGTGTTGTTATTGAGGCAGACGGAACCGTTCGACATGTACCCACCCAAATTATTCAGATCGAAGACAAATACCACGCAAAAATTAGCAGTTTGACTAACAGTATGTACACGGTTATATGGAATCCAATGATATTCAAGGATGTGGAAAAGCATTGGGCCAAGGATACGGTGAATGATATGGCTTCTCGCATGGTCATAACAGGAGTCGATATTGATAATTTTAAACCCGATCAAAACATTACTCGTGCTGAATTCACGGAGTTTATTGTTCGTGGATTGGGATTGAAATTGGAGAATGGAGCAGCTCGATTCACAGATGTTAAAGATTCAGAGTGGTATAGCAGCGCAATTAACGCAGCTTATGAATACCAATTAATTAGCGGTTATGAAGACGGGACTTTCCGTCCTAATGATCGGATTACCCGAGAACAGGCGATGTCTATTATTGTCAAGGCGATGACAATCACAGGCCTGGAAGAGAAACTATCTTCACAACCTGTAGGAGAGTGGATAAGTTCATTCAAAGATGCGGCTGGTGTTTCGGATTGGGCAAGAGAGAGCATAGCCGACGCTGTACAAGCTGGTATTATTATAGGCAAGAATAATGCCCTTCTTGCTCCTAAAGCGTACATTACGCGAGCTGAGGCTGCAGTCATGATACAACGGCTTCTTAAAAAGTCTGAGCTAATTTAA
- a CDS encoding tRNA-dihydrouridine synthase: MSNEQNFWLDLPKPFFILAPMEDVTDVVFRHVVSEAAKPDVFFTEFTNTESYCHPVGKDSVRGRLTFTEDEQPIVAHIWGNKPAFFEQMSMDMKKLGFRGIDLNMGCPVQNVASNGKGAGLIQHPEVAAEIIQAAKAGGLPVSVKTRLGYHAIDEWRDWLGHILKQDIANLSIHLRTKKEMSKVAAHWELIPEIKKLRDEMAPNTLLTINGDIPDRATGLKLVEQYGVDGVMIGRGIFTNPFAFEKEPKEHSAKDFLHLLLLQLDLHDKYSKEILPRSFKPLLRFFKIYVRGFRGAGELRNQLMDTTSTDEVRRLVKAVLEQELD, from the coding sequence ATGAGTAACGAACAAAATTTTTGGCTAGACTTACCAAAGCCATTTTTTATATTAGCGCCAATGGAAGATGTCACAGATGTTGTATTTCGTCACGTCGTTAGTGAAGCTGCAAAACCCGACGTATTTTTCACAGAATTCACAAATACAGAAAGTTATTGTCACCCTGTAGGAAAAGACAGTGTCCGTGGTCGATTAACGTTTACAGAAGATGAGCAACCGATTGTCGCTCATATTTGGGGCAATAAACCTGCATTTTTTGAACAGATGAGTATGGATATGAAAAAACTTGGTTTTCGTGGTATTGATTTAAACATGGGCTGCCCCGTACAAAACGTCGCCTCCAATGGGAAAGGCGCGGGATTAATACAGCATCCTGAAGTTGCAGCAGAAATTATTCAAGCCGCAAAAGCAGGTGGATTGCCGGTTAGTGTTAAAACAAGATTGGGTTACCACGCTATTGACGAGTGGCGCGATTGGTTAGGACATATATTGAAGCAAGATATTGCGAATCTTTCCATTCACCTTCGTACCAAAAAAGAGATGAGTAAAGTAGCTGCGCACTGGGAACTAATCCCTGAAATAAAAAAATTACGCGATGAAATGGCTCCAAATACGTTGTTAACGATTAATGGAGATATTCCTGACCGCGCAACCGGATTAAAATTAGTAGAACAATACGGCGTCGATGGCGTCATGATAGGCCGCGGCATTTTCACCAATCCATTCGCTTTTGAAAAAGAACCTAAAGAGCATAGCGCGAAGGATTTTCTCCATTTACTTCTTTTACAGTTGGATCTTCACGATAAATATTCAAAAGAAATTCTGCCGCGTTCATTTAAACCGCTTCTTCGCTTTTTCAAAATCTATGTTCGTGGATTTAGAGGCGCAGGCGAACTAAGAAACCAATTAATGGATACCACATCAACAGATGAAGTACGTCGTTTAGTAAAAGCGGTTTTAGAGCAAGAATTAGATTGA